Proteins encoded in a region of the Flavobacterium sp. MDT1-60 genome:
- a CDS encoding tetratricopeptide repeat protein, whose translation MKNLLLYILLTFSLAVSAQEKDKTLPDANEEYKQNKFVDAEANYRISQSKFPKKATASYNLGNTIYKQNQASEAKFAYGRAIKNAKTRPEKHKAFHNLGNVLMKEKDYTQAVEAYKEALRNDPTDDETRYNYALAKQKLKENPPKNDKNKDKNKDKDKDKNKDKDKDKDKNKDQNKDKDKKDDKGDKDKDKKDGKNDPKKDDKSDNKGEPKPQPGGISKERVQNLLDAVNNEEKKIQDKVNAQKVKGSPKKTEKDW comes from the coding sequence ATGAAAAATTTACTTCTTTATATTTTACTAACGTTTTCCCTAGCTGTTTCAGCTCAGGAAAAAGACAAGACATTGCCTGATGCCAATGAAGAATATAAGCAGAATAAATTTGTTGATGCTGAGGCAAATTATAGAATTTCGCAGTCAAAATTCCCAAAGAAAGCAACCGCTTCTTATAATTTAGGAAATACTATTTACAAACAAAATCAGGCTTCTGAAGCAAAATTCGCTTATGGAAGAGCGATTAAAAACGCAAAAACAAGACCTGAAAAACATAAAGCATTTCATAATTTAGGAAATGTCCTGATGAAGGAGAAAGATTACACGCAAGCTGTTGAAGCTTATAAAGAAGCTTTGCGAAATGACCCAACGGATGATGAAACGCGTTATAATTATGCTTTGGCCAAACAAAAGTTAAAAGAAAATCCTCCGAAAAACGATAAAAACAAGGACAAGAATAAAGATAAAGACAAGGATAAAAACAAAGATAAGGACAAGGACAAAGACAAAAATAAAGATCAGAACAAGGATAAAGACAAAAAAGACGACAAAGGAGACAAAGACAAGGATAAAAAAGATGGTAAAAATGATCCGAAGAAAGATGATAAATCAGACAATAAAGGAGAACCAAAACCACAGCCTGGCGGAATTTCAAAAGAACGTGTTCAGAATTTATTAGATGCCGTTAACAACGAAGAAAAGAAAATTCAGGACAAAGTAAATGCTCAAAAAGTAAAAGGAAGTCCTAAGAAAACAGAAAAAGACTGGTAG
- a CDS encoding VWA domain-containing protein: MELDEKKYLYLLFLLPIVVCIFLFNMYWKRKKQREFGDLEMVKRLSPERSVFKPVLKLSILLLALACLIIGLVNPKIGTKMETVKREGIDIVFAVDVSKSMLAEDVAPNRLEKSKQLVSQIINNLGSDRIGIVAYAGSAFPVLPITTDYSVAKMFLQSMSPDMVSSQGTSLDEAIRLSSTYFDEKSKTSKLLILISDGEDHSEGAPAAAEEANKLGMKIITIGIGTEKGGTIPLKENGVVKSFQRDQNGEVVITKLNQDGLKAIAKATKGGYVYGGSTKEVLDYVKNALNNIQKTEFEATQMADFQSQFQWFLGFAFLLLFVDIFLLERKTNWIKELNLFNEKK, from the coding sequence ATGGAATTAGACGAAAAAAAATATTTATACCTTTTATTCTTACTGCCAATTGTGGTGTGTATTTTCCTTTTCAATATGTATTGGAAAAGAAAGAAACAACGCGAATTTGGTGATTTGGAAATGGTCAAAAGACTGAGCCCGGAACGTTCTGTTTTTAAACCTGTTTTAAAATTATCTATACTTCTTTTAGCGCTTGCGTGTTTGATCATCGGATTAGTAAATCCGAAGATTGGAACTAAAATGGAAACCGTAAAACGTGAAGGTATTGATATTGTTTTTGCCGTTGACGTTTCAAAAAGTATGCTTGCTGAAGATGTGGCACCAAATCGTTTAGAGAAAAGTAAACAATTGGTTTCGCAGATTATCAATAATTTAGGAAGTGACCGAATTGGAATTGTAGCCTACGCCGGAAGTGCTTTCCCGGTTTTACCAATTACAACAGATTATAGCGTAGCCAAAATGTTTCTTCAAAGCATGAGTCCGGATATGGTTTCCTCTCAGGGAACTTCGCTGGACGAGGCAATCCGATTATCATCGACTTATTTTGATGAAAAAAGCAAAACAAGTAAGTTGTTGATTTTGATTTCTGATGGAGAAGACCATTCTGAAGGTGCTCCTGCAGCAGCGGAAGAAGCCAACAAATTAGGAATGAAAATCATTACAATTGGCATCGGAACAGAGAAAGGCGGAACTATTCCGTTAAAAGAAAATGGCGTTGTAAAAAGCTTCCAAAGAGATCAAAACGGAGAAGTTGTTATTACAAAACTAAATCAGGACGGACTTAAAGCAATCGCAAAAGCGACTAAAGGTGGTTATGTGTATGGCGGAAGTACCAAAGAGGTTTTAGATTACGTAAAAAATGCATTAAATAACATTCAGAAAACAGAATTCGAAGCAACACAAATGGCCGATTTTCAATCGCAATTTCAGTGGTTTCTTGGTTTTGCATTCTTGTTGTTGTTTGTAGATATTTTCCTTTTGGAAAGAAAAACAAACTGGATAAAAGAATTGAATTTATTTAACGAAAAGAAATAA
- a CDS encoding VWA domain-containing protein produces MEKITFLNPEFFWLFLLIPIAIAWFFWKRNQQSPTLKMSSTQGFKNSESLLTKLKPSLYIFRIIALSSLIIALARPRTVDISNQTKTTKGIDIVMAIDVSGSMLAKDLKPNRMEALKRVAGEFVEERPNDRIGLVLYASEAYTKTPVTSDKAIILEAIKDIKYDTALQDGTGIGMGLATAVNRLKDSKAKSRVIILMTDGVNNAGFIEPETAADIAKQYGIKVYTIGVGTNGMAPSPYAYAPNGGFLFKMQKVEIDEQLMKSIARKTEGTYFRATSNDRLAQIYSAINKLETTEIQELKFYDYDEKYRGFVLLAAFLLLLEVGLRNTVYRSFI; encoded by the coding sequence ATGGAAAAAATAACTTTTTTAAATCCGGAATTTTTTTGGTTGTTTCTTTTAATTCCAATTGCTATCGCCTGGTTTTTCTGGAAACGCAATCAGCAATCGCCTACTTTAAAAATGAGTTCAACTCAGGGTTTTAAAAACAGCGAATCATTATTAACTAAATTAAAACCTTCTTTATACATATTCAGGATTATTGCCCTAAGTTCTTTGATTATTGCATTGGCAAGGCCAAGAACGGTAGATATTAGCAATCAGACTAAGACGACTAAAGGAATTGATATTGTTATGGCAATTGACGTTTCAGGAAGTATGCTGGCAAAAGATTTAAAGCCAAACCGTATGGAAGCTTTAAAAAGAGTTGCCGGTGAATTTGTTGAAGAAAGACCAAATGACAGAATTGGATTGGTTTTATATGCATCTGAAGCTTATACCAAAACTCCTGTTACAAGCGATAAAGCTATTATTTTAGAGGCTATAAAAGACATTAAATATGATACCGCTTTACAAGACGGAACCGGAATTGGAATGGGATTGGCAACAGCTGTAAACCGTCTAAAAGACAGTAAAGCAAAAAGCAGGGTGATTATTTTAATGACAGACGGTGTAAATAATGCCGGATTTATTGAACCTGAAACGGCTGCTGATATTGCAAAACAATACGGTATAAAAGTATATACAATTGGCGTTGGAACCAACGGAATGGCACCATCTCCTTATGCATATGCTCCAAACGGAGGTTTTTTGTTCAAAATGCAAAAGGTTGAAATTGACGAACAATTAATGAAAAGTATCGCACGCAAAACCGAAGGAACCTATTTTAGAGCAACAAGCAACGACAGATTAGCTCAAATTTATAGTGCGATCAATAAATTAGAAACAACAGAAATTCAGGAATTAAAATTCTATGATTACGACGAAAAATACAGAGGATTTGTTTTACTGGCAGCCTTTTTATTATTGTTGGAAGTTGGCTTAAGAAATACAGTTTACAGAAGCTTTATTTAA
- a CDS encoding DUF58 domain-containing protein has translation MDTKELLKKVRKIEIKTKRLSNHIFSGEYHSSFKGRGMTFSEVRQYQYGDDIRNIDWNVTARYNEAHVKVFEEERELTMMLMVDISGSEGFGSKSQFKKDIVTEIAATMAFSATQNNDKIGLILFSDNVELYIPPKKGRSHVLRIIRELIEFEPKSHKTDISQALKFLSGTQKKKAIVFVISDFMSENYEQTLKIASKKHDITGVRVYDIREEKIPNLGMVSMLDAETGKIQLVDTGSKSVRMNYEKHYQERVNYFKDIFSKSGAGVVNTRVDENYVTKLLGYFKSR, from the coding sequence ATGGATACAAAAGAGCTTTTAAAAAAAGTACGGAAAATAGAAATCAAAACCAAAAGACTGAGCAATCATATCTTTTCGGGAGAGTACCATTCTTCATTTAAAGGGCGCGGGATGACTTTTAGCGAAGTACGTCAATACCAATATGGCGATGACATTCGTAACATCGATTGGAATGTAACCGCCCGCTATAACGAAGCCCACGTAAAAGTTTTTGAAGAAGAACGCGAATTAACCATGATGTTAATGGTTGATATTTCGGGCTCTGAAGGTTTTGGTTCAAAAAGTCAATTCAAAAAAGACATCGTAACCGAAATTGCGGCAACGATGGCTTTTTCGGCTACACAAAACAATGACAAAATCGGATTAATATTATTTTCTGATAATGTCGAATTGTATATTCCACCAAAAAAAGGCCGTTCACATGTTTTGAGAATCATTCGTGAATTAATCGAATTCGAACCAAAAAGCCATAAAACGGATATTTCACAAGCTTTGAAATTTTTATCAGGAACACAAAAAAAGAAAGCTATCGTTTTTGTGATTTCTGATTTCATGTCTGAAAATTACGAACAAACCTTGAAAATTGCTTCTAAAAAACATGACATTACAGGTGTACGTGTATATGATATCCGCGAGGAAAAAATCCCGAATTTAGGAATGGTAAGTATGCTTGACGCTGAAACCGGCAAAATTCAATTGGTCGATACAGGCTCAAAATCTGTGAGAATGAACTACGAAAAACATTATCAGGAAAGAGTCAATTATTTCAAAGATATTTTTAGTAAATCAGGAGCTGGTGTTGTAAACACAAGAGTTGACGAAAATTACGTAACTAAATTACTCGGATATTTTAAGTCTCGTTAA
- a CDS encoding MoxR family ATPase: MEENTTTLDIRAINEKIERESAFIDLLTMEMNKVIVGQKHMVERLLIGLLGQGHILLEGVPGLAKTLAINTLSQAVQGSFSRIQFTPDLLPADVVGTMIYNIKANEFSIKKGPIFANFVLADEINRAPAKVQSALLEAMQEKQVTIGDTTFKLDRPFLVLATQNPVEQEGTYQLPEAQVDRFMLKTVIDYPKMDEERLVIRQNLKGSYEKVNPVVSVEQILRAQEAVREVYMDEKIEKYILDIVFATRYPEKYKLADLKPLISFGASPRGSINLANAAKCYAFIKRRGYVIPEDVRAVVHDVLRHRVGITYEAEAENITSVDIINKIVNEIEVP, encoded by the coding sequence ATGGAAGAAAATACAACGACTTTAGACATTAGAGCGATAAATGAAAAAATTGAAAGAGAAAGTGCTTTTATAGACCTTCTTACAATGGAAATGAACAAAGTTATTGTGGGCCAGAAACATATGGTCGAGCGTTTATTAATCGGGCTTTTAGGACAAGGGCATATTTTATTGGAAGGTGTTCCTGGATTAGCCAAAACTTTAGCGATAAATACGTTGTCGCAAGCGGTTCAGGGTTCTTTCAGCCGTATCCAGTTTACTCCGGATTTATTACCTGCCGATGTTGTCGGAACGATGATTTACAACATCAAAGCAAACGAATTCTCTATTAAAAAAGGGCCAATTTTCGCCAATTTCGTACTTGCCGATGAGATTAACCGTGCTCCTGCCAAAGTACAATCAGCACTTTTAGAGGCGATGCAGGAAAAACAAGTTACTATTGGCGACACGACTTTCAAACTAGATCGTCCGTTTTTAGTACTGGCAACTCAAAATCCGGTTGAGCAAGAAGGAACATACCAACTTCCGGAAGCGCAAGTCGATCGTTTTATGCTAAAAACCGTAATTGATTATCCTAAAATGGATGAAGAGCGTTTAGTAATTCGTCAAAATTTAAAAGGAAGTTACGAAAAAGTAAATCCAGTTGTTTCTGTAGAACAAATTTTGCGTGCGCAAGAAGCTGTTCGTGAAGTTTACATGGATGAAAAAATTGAAAAATATATTTTAGATATTGTTTTTGCTACTCGTTATCCAGAGAAGTACAAACTTGCAGACTTAAAACCTCTTATAAGTTTTGGAGCATCGCCACGTGGAAGTATCAATTTAGCCAATGCGGCAAAATGTTACGCTTTTATCAAACGTCGTGGTTATGTAATTCCAGAAGACGTTCGTGCAGTTGTACATGATGTTTTACGTCACAGAGTTGGAATAACGTATGAGGCTGAAGCCGAAAATATTACTTCTGTAGACATTATCAACAAAATCGTAAACGAGATTGAAGTACCTTAA
- a CDS encoding aldo/keto reductase family oxidoreductase produces the protein MSKTTLSPIISGTMNWGVWDKNLTTKEMENMIQICIENKITTFDHADIYGSYTTEADFGKAFQASKISREKLQLITKCGIQMIAEKRPENKIKHYEYSKEYIIWSVEESLKKLKTDFIDVFLLHRPSPLMQADEIAEAVEKLKSEGKIIDFGLSNFTSSQTELIRSKTEVSFNQVQFSATHYEAMIDGSLDYMQTHGIRPLSWNPLGTVFREDTKKTRRLKKLLSELVQKYSFGSDTLLLAWILKHPAGVIPIAGTVNIARIQSLMKAVELEMDKEDWFAIWTESMGDDVP, from the coding sequence ATGAGCAAAACAACGTTATCGCCTATAATTTCGGGCACTATGAATTGGGGAGTTTGGGATAAAAACCTTACAACTAAAGAAATGGAAAATATGATACAGATCTGTATCGAAAACAAAATTACCACTTTTGATCACGCCGATATTTACGGATCCTATACTACAGAAGCTGATTTTGGAAAAGCTTTCCAGGCAAGTAAAATTTCAAGAGAAAAATTACAATTAATTACCAAATGCGGAATTCAGATGATTGCTGAAAAACGTCCGGAAAACAAAATCAAACATTATGAATATTCGAAAGAATATATTATCTGGTCTGTTGAAGAATCTCTTAAAAAATTAAAAACAGATTTTATTGATGTTTTTTTATTGCACAGACCAAGTCCGCTAATGCAAGCTGACGAAATTGCTGAAGCAGTAGAAAAATTAAAATCGGAAGGAAAAATTATCGATTTTGGACTTTCGAATTTTACCAGTTCTCAGACGGAATTAATTCGTTCTAAAACAGAAGTAAGTTTTAATCAGGTACAATTTTCAGCGACACATTATGAAGCAATGATTGATGGAAGTTTAGATTATATGCAAACACATGGAATTCGTCCGTTGTCATGGAACCCACTCGGAACTGTTTTTAGAGAAGATACTAAAAAAACACGCCGTTTGAAAAAATTACTTTCAGAATTGGTTCAAAAATACAGTTTCGGTTCAGATACACTTTTATTGGCGTGGATTTTAAAACATCCTGCAGGTGTTATTCCGATCGCAGGAACAGTAAATATTGCCAGAATTCAATCGTTAATGAAAGCAGTAGAATTAGAAATGGACAAAGAAGATTGGTTTGCGATCTGGACAGAAAGCATGGGAGATGATGTGCCTTAA
- a CDS encoding GNAT family N-acetyltransferase, whose product MIRLEKFDKKFYSELIDSIKNAKDLMQFGGPEFTFPLTERQIDKTLSDKNRIAFRVANISDGTTIGHCEIYFKDDSAKLGRILIIDKNQRGKGVGEQMVILLLQYILENRKERNIELNVFDFNIGAIKCYEKVGFTINSDKKLLREVDGETWTALNMVLNLEDWKK is encoded by the coding sequence ATGATACGCTTAGAAAAATTTGATAAAAAATTTTATTCTGAATTGATTGACTCCATTAAAAACGCAAAAGATTTAATGCAGTTTGGCGGGCCGGAATTTACTTTTCCCCTAACGGAAAGGCAAATAGATAAAACGCTTTCTGATAAAAACAGAATTGCTTTTAGAGTTGCCAATATTTCTGATGGAACTACTATCGGACATTGTGAAATTTATTTTAAAGATGATTCTGCAAAATTAGGCCGAATCCTGATTATCGATAAAAATCAAAGAGGAAAAGGAGTTGGTGAGCAAATGGTGATTTTATTACTGCAATATATTCTTGAAAACAGAAAAGAACGAAATATTGAATTGAATGTTTTCGATTTTAATATTGGTGCTATTAAGTGTTATGAAAAAGTTGGCTTCACAATTAATTCAGATAAAAAACTGTTAAGAGAAGTTGATGGCGAAACATGGACAGCGTTAAATATGGTGTTGAATTTAGAGGATTGGAAAAAATAA
- a CDS encoding SDR family NAD(P)-dependent oxidoreductase — protein sequence MKKTVLITGATSGIGKATAQIMAKNDYKVILCGRRKERLAELEKELSAFTEVHSLSFDVRDKDAVFSTINSLPTEFSQIDVLINNAGNAHGLDPIQNGNIDDWDAMIDINVKGLLYVSKAIIPQMIERKSGHIINIGSIAGKEVYPNGNVYCASKHAVDAINNGMRMDLNPYGIRVGAIHPGMVDTEFSEVRFKGDADRASNVYKGLEALQAEDIADIIHFVVSRKYHVNIADLIVYPTAQASATIVKKNL from the coding sequence ATGAAAAAAACGGTTTTAATTACTGGTGCCACAAGCGGAATTGGAAAAGCCACCGCACAAATAATGGCGAAAAATGATTATAAAGTTATCCTTTGCGGAAGACGTAAAGAACGTTTAGCTGAACTTGAAAAAGAACTTTCGGCTTTTACAGAAGTACATTCCCTCTCATTTGATGTTCGTGATAAAGACGCCGTTTTTTCAACTATCAATTCATTACCAACAGAATTTTCCCAAATTGACGTTTTAATTAATAATGCCGGAAACGCACACGGTTTAGATCCGATCCAAAATGGAAATATTGACGATTGGGATGCTATGATTGATATTAATGTAAAAGGACTTTTATACGTTTCAAAAGCGATTATTCCACAGATGATTGAAAGAAAGTCAGGGCATATTATCAATATTGGATCCATTGCCGGTAAAGAAGTATACCCAAATGGGAATGTATATTGCGCATCAAAACACGCGGTTGATGCCATTAACAACGGAATGCGAATGGATTTGAATCCGTACGGAATTAGAGTAGGAGCAATTCATCCGGGAATGGTAGATACGGAATTCAGTGAAGTTCGTTTTAAAGGCGATGCCGATAGAGCGTCAAATGTGTACAAAGGTTTAGAGGCATTACAAGCTGAAGATATTGCCGATATTATTCATTTTGTAGTGTCGAGAAAATATCATGTAAATATTGCGGATTTAATTGTGTACCCAACGGCGCAAGCCTCGGCAACGATCGTAAAAAAGAATTTATAA
- a CDS encoding ATP-binding protein — protein MINKRLLIKNLLAHNDESSFYDKKRQLNLHTREGKGKFLKHICALSNSNPTNNSYIVVGVEDQDNEIVGDDFFDDSRIQNLVNAFLENPPKIQYENVPFPNLPKDKVIGLVTIKPKNKISYFKKGIHTILANSVFIRRGSNSVPIEGEVEKNYQNTETVIGIENNSRNSIQYTLDGVIDFMNFRHKDMSPKYNVFKELFVICWAGVPKKSRDKTFLSRVDIELINEQIKLFYSAQDVVTIVFDDDSFTITEYVPLGLNDKTSYYPLEEQTIRFFDNGYYKIDRKMLFQPPEFNRKMLYHIYNSNMALLQKLQKGFTLSQREMVDLENLPSTFMICYLNGFDEAKQKLIDSKLLLKPFSQVYLSFKEALRILRKMKYDFQEGAK, from the coding sequence ATGATCAACAAACGCCTTTTAATAAAAAACCTGCTCGCTCATAATGATGAAAGCAGTTTTTATGACAAAAAAAGGCAGTTGAATTTGCATACCCGAGAAGGAAAGGGAAAGTTCCTGAAACATATTTGCGCGTTATCGAATTCAAATCCAACTAATAATTCCTATATCGTGGTTGGTGTTGAAGATCAGGACAATGAAATTGTCGGTGATGATTTTTTTGATGACAGCAGAATTCAGAATCTCGTCAATGCTTTTTTAGAAAATCCACCTAAAATTCAATATGAAAATGTTCCTTTTCCGAATCTTCCAAAAGACAAAGTAATCGGATTGGTTACTATTAAGCCCAAAAACAAAATATCTTATTTCAAAAAAGGAATTCACACGATTTTGGCGAATAGCGTTTTTATTAGGCGCGGGAGTAATTCGGTTCCCATTGAAGGAGAAGTGGAAAAAAATTATCAGAATACAGAAACTGTTATCGGAATAGAAAACAATTCCCGGAATAGCATTCAATATACACTCGACGGCGTAATCGATTTTATGAATTTCAGGCATAAAGATATGTCGCCAAAATATAATGTTTTTAAAGAGCTATTTGTGATTTGCTGGGCAGGAGTTCCTAAAAAATCGAGGGATAAAACCTTTCTTTCCCGAGTTGATATTGAATTGATCAACGAACAAATCAAACTTTTTTACTCGGCTCAGGATGTTGTGACAATTGTTTTTGATGATGATAGTTTTACGATTACTGAATATGTTCCGTTAGGCTTAAATGATAAAACTAGTTATTATCCCTTAGAGGAACAGACCATTCGGTTTTTTGATAATGGTTATTACAAAATCGATCGAAAAATGCTTTTTCAGCCACCGGAATTCAATCGAAAAATGCTGTATCATATTTACAATTCGAATATGGCATTACTTCAAAAACTACAAAAAGGATTTACATTGTCACAACGTGAAATGGTTGATCTGGAAAATCTTCCTTCCACTTTTATGATTTGTTATTTGAATGGTTTTGATGAAGCCAAGCAAAAACTAATTGATTCAAAACTGCTTTTGAAGCCTTTTTCACAGGTGTATTTGTCTTTTAAAGAAGCTTTGAGGATTCTGCGGAAAATGAAATATGATTTTCAGGAAGGGGCTAAATAA
- a CDS encoding DUF3298 and DUF4163 domain-containing protein — MKQYTFLVFLFLLVTSCNKELSFENETFEKKSTIPCKTDCPIITIEIPIAKNIPIVADSINKKVFLVIKEIVYFGEKQIKLNDYNVLTSSFIGSYEEMHKKFPNETFGWQGKIKGNLEFESSQIINIKIDHYTFTGGAHGYQGYRSLLFNPKTGKTIFSDQLFKNEKEFKAFAEKAFREKYKIPAKANINATGLMFENDKFQLPQNIFYTEEGLLLYYNSYEAASYADGPKELLFPYDEVNKYLLYQ, encoded by the coding sequence ATGAAACAGTATACTTTTCTAGTCTTTTTGTTTTTATTAGTTACTAGTTGCAACAAAGAGCTTTCATTTGAAAATGAAACGTTTGAAAAAAAATCTACCATTCCCTGCAAAACAGATTGCCCAATAATAACTATTGAAATTCCGATTGCAAAAAATATTCCTATAGTTGCAGACAGCATCAATAAAAAAGTCTTTTTGGTTATAAAAGAAATTGTCTATTTTGGAGAAAAACAAATAAAACTAAATGACTACAATGTATTAACTTCTTCTTTTATTGGCTCTTATGAAGAAATGCATAAAAAATTTCCAAACGAAACCTTCGGCTGGCAAGGAAAAATCAAAGGAAATCTTGAATTTGAATCAAGTCAAATTATCAATATAAAAATTGATCATTACACTTTTACCGGAGGTGCACATGGATATCAGGGATATCGATCCTTATTATTTAATCCGAAAACAGGAAAAACCATTTTTTCTGATCAGCTTTTTAAAAACGAAAAAGAATTTAAGGCTTTCGCCGAAAAGGCATTCCGTGAGAAATACAAAATTCCAGCAAAAGCAAACATTAACGCAACAGGTTTAATGTTCGAAAATGACAAATTTCAATTGCCACAGAATATTTTTTATACAGAAGAAGGCTTACTGTTATATTACAATTCCTATGAAGCCGCATCGTATGCTGATGGTCCAAAAGAGCTTTTATTTCCTTATGATGAAGTTAATAAGTATTTATTATATCAATAA
- a CDS encoding cystathionine gamma-synthase: MKFNTKVIHGGQHHDPSTGAVMPPVYQTSTYIQTSPGQPLGDYEYSRASNPTRTALENALASIENGTRGLAFSSGLAATDCILRGLKAGDEVIAMDDLYGGTYRMFSRIYKDSGIKFHFVDMTDITKLKSLINENTKLIWVETPTNPLMKLADIEEVAKITKEHKILFAVDNTFATPYLQKPLDLGADIVMHSATKYLGGHSDVIAGALIVKDEALGDQLHFQQFATGATLGPMDSFLVLRGIKTLSLRVQRHCENGEKVVEYLTKHPKIKTVYYPGLPSHPFHEIAKKQMKAFGGMVSFTFVSGKKEDSISFLEKLKVFTLAESLGGVESLANHPALMTHASIPADKRAEVGITDDLVRLSVGIEDAEDLITDLEQALA; encoded by the coding sequence ATGAAATTCAATACTAAAGTAATTCATGGTGGTCAACATCATGACCCGAGTACAGGTGCAGTAATGCCTCCGGTATATCAAACTTCAACTTATATTCAGACAAGCCCGGGACAACCTTTAGGCGATTATGAATACAGCAGAGCTTCAAACCCAACTCGTACAGCATTAGAAAATGCTTTGGCAAGTATCGAAAATGGTACACGTGGATTGGCATTTTCATCGGGATTAGCGGCGACTGATTGTATTTTGAGAGGACTTAAAGCAGGAGATGAAGTGATTGCTATGGATGACTTGTATGGCGGTACCTACAGAATGTTCTCCAGAATTTATAAAGATTCAGGAATTAAATTTCACTTTGTTGATATGACTGATATCACAAAATTGAAATCATTAATCAATGAAAACACAAAACTGATTTGGGTTGAAACACCAACAAATCCGTTAATGAAATTGGCAGATATTGAAGAAGTTGCTAAAATTACCAAAGAGCATAAAATTTTATTTGCGGTCGATAATACTTTTGCAACTCCCTATTTGCAAAAACCACTTGATTTAGGTGCAGATATTGTAATGCATTCTGCTACCAAATATTTAGGTGGACATTCTGATGTTATTGCCGGAGCCTTAATCGTAAAAGATGAAGCTTTAGGAGATCAATTGCATTTTCAGCAATTTGCCACAGGAGCAACATTAGGGCCAATGGACAGTTTCCTGGTTTTAAGAGGAATTAAAACACTTTCATTGAGAGTGCAAAGACATTGTGAAAACGGAGAAAAAGTAGTGGAATACTTAACTAAACACCCAAAAATAAAAACGGTTTATTATCCGGGACTACCAAGCCATCCTTTTCATGAAATTGCAAAAAAACAAATGAAAGCTTTTGGAGGAATGGTTTCGTTTACTTTTGTTTCTGGTAAAAAAGAAGATTCAATTTCGTTTTTAGAAAAATTAAAAGTATTCACTTTGGCAGAATCATTAGGTGGAGTGGAATCATTAGCGAATCATCCTGCTTTGATGACACACGCCTCTATTCCGGCCGATAAAAGAGCTGAAGTTGGTATTACTGATGATTTGGTTCGATTGAGTGTCGGTATCGAAGACGCAGAAGATTTAATCACCGATTTAGAACAAGCATTGGCATAA
- a CDS encoding glutamate dehydrogenase, giving the protein MLKPIILTLFAFIGITTVSKAQGIAQEVGIIFGPVSFQSDYGERNDMDTNVGNTGFGVGIVHFINFSANNNRESFFSEHFKVRSELSFNQTNLEHFGKWVESEKRKGLVRHLRAMSGKSTLVNLGSQLEFSPIKIHDFENSVGSFSPYVSLGFQVSYYTTSVTSQLGPLGLPATTFAKYLIPSDGRQYGFSNENGVVLSVTAGVGVHYKLTEMSDLMFDIRYQGFSSDWVDGLNPNKDLFKENKRNDSQVWFNAGYIYYLEF; this is encoded by the coding sequence ATGCTTAAACCTATAATACTCACTTTATTCGCCTTCATCGGAATTACAACAGTATCGAAAGCACAAGGTATTGCACAAGAAGTAGGAATAATATTCGGCCCAGTATCTTTTCAGTCAGATTATGGAGAACGTAATGACATGGACACGAACGTTGGAAACACAGGTTTTGGCGTGGGGATCGTTCATTTCATCAATTTTTCTGCCAACAATAACAGAGAAAGTTTTTTTTCAGAACATTTCAAAGTGAGATCTGAACTATCATTCAATCAGACCAATCTTGAACATTTTGGTAAATGGGTGGAATCAGAAAAAAGAAAAGGACTCGTTCGCCACCTTAGAGCAATGAGCGGAAAATCAACTTTAGTAAATCTTGGATCTCAATTAGAATTCTCTCCAATAAAAATTCACGATTTCGAAAATTCAGTAGGTAGCTTTAGTCCATATGTAAGTTTAGGTTTTCAGGTGAGCTATTATACAACAAGTGTGACTTCACAATTAGGACCTTTAGGACTTCCGGCAACAACTTTCGCAAAATACCTAATACCTTCAGACGGTCGTCAGTATGGTTTTTCAAATGAAAATGGAGTTGTATTATCAGTAACTGCAGGTGTTGGGGTTCATTACAAATTAACCGAAATGAGCGATTTAATGTTTGATATTCGTTATCAAGGCTTTAGTTCTGACTGGGTTGATGGTTTAAATCCTAACAAAGATCTTTTTAAGGAAAACAAGAGAAATGATTCTCAAGTTTGGTTTAACGCAGGATATATTTATTACTTAGAATTCTAA